The following proteins are co-located in the Dromiciops gliroides isolate mDroGli1 chromosome 2, mDroGli1.pri, whole genome shotgun sequence genome:
- the ARHGAP19 gene encoding rho GTPase-activating protein 19 isoform X2, giving the protein MPRQKLSALIDAICNFVICNDVSLRGQPIIFNPDFFVEKLRHEKPDVFTELVVSNITRLIDLPGTELAQLMGEVDLKLPNGAGTTSGFFRSLMSLKRKEKGVVFGSPLTEEGIAQIYQLIEYLHKNLRVEGLFRVPGNSVRQQILRDALNNGADVDLESGEFHSNDVASLLKMFLGELPEPLLTHRHFHAHLKIADLMRFDDKGNKTSIPDKERQIEALQLLFLILPPPNRNLLKLLLDLLYQTAKKQDKNKMSAHNLALMFAPHILWPKNVTANDLQENITKLNNGMAFMIKHSQKLFKAPAYVRECARLHYLGSRTHASKDDLDLPASCSSKDFQLSNSHKRTRMNTCFQQEETQQRTEEALKELFRHVHNMPDSAKKKKLIRQFNKQPTAQTPGADGFTPQFQRRTRSSSFSGLIKRKVLGNQIIMEKKNKCCTPESVDIGELDRSSKENVNLVCSGSPALKVTPARLKLPESKKEGRKGIL; this is encoded by the exons ATGCCACGCCAGAAGCTTTCAGCACTCAT tgatgcCATCTGTAATTTTGTCATCTGCAATGATGTTTCTCTTCGAGGACAGCCAATCATCTTTAACCCTGACTTCTTTGTGGAGAAGCTCCGACATGAAAAGCCTGATGTTTTCACCGAGCTAGTGGTTAGCAACATCACCAGACTTATTGACCTGCCGGGGACAGAATTGGCTCAGTTGATGGGGGAGGTAGACCTGAAGTTACCCAACGGGGCTGGCACAACGTCAGGATTCTTCAGATCGCTCATGTCTCTCAAGCGCAAAG aaaAAGGAGTTGTATTTGGATCACCATTAACAGAAGAGGGCATTGCTCAAATATACCAACTGATTGAATATTTGCACAAAA ATTTGCGAGTAGAGGGCTTGTTTAGAGTTCCGGGAAACAGTGTCCGACAACAAATTCTAAGGGATGCTCTTAACAATGGGGCTGACGTTGATTTGGAGTCTGGGGAGTTTCACTCAAATGATGTGGCCTCACTGCTGAAGATGTTTCTGGGGGAGTTACCAGAGCCCCTGCTAACCCACCGGCATTTCCACGCACACCTGAAAATTGCAG ATCTCATGCGGTTTGATGATAAAGGAAACAAGACCAGCATTCCGGATAAAGAGCGCCAAATTGAAGCCCTGCAGTTGCTCTTCCTGATTCTTCCACCACCCAATCGTAATTTGCTAAAGCTGCTTCTTGACCTTCTCTACCAGACAGCAAAGAAACAAGACAAGAACAAGATGTCTGCCCACAACCTTGCCCTGATGTTTGCCCCTCACATCCTGTGGCCAAAAAAC GTCACTGCGAATGACCTTCAGGAGAATATCACAAAGCTGAATAATGGGATGGCTTTTATGATTAAGCACTCTCAGAAGCTTTTTAAG GCTCCAGCTTATGTTCGAGAATGTGCCAGGCTACATTATCTGGGCTCTAGGACTCATGCATCAAAG GATGACCTGGATCTGCCCGCCTCATGCAGTAGTAAGGACTTTCAGCTTTCAAACTCCCATAAAAGGACCCGGATGAACACTTGCTTCCAACAGGAAGAGACGCAACAACGTACAGAGGAGGCCCTCAAAGAGTTATTTCGACATGTTCACAACATGCCTGACTCcgcaaagaagaagaagctaattCGACAG TTTAATAAGCAGCCAACAGCTCAAACTCCAGGAGCAGATGGATTTACTCCCCAGTTTCAGAGACGGACCCGTTCAAGCTCCTTCAGTGGACTTATTAAG cgCAAAGTTCTGGGGAATCAGataataatggaaaagaaaaataagtgttGTACTCCAGAATCTGTGGACATTGGTGAATTGGACAGATCCAGCAAAGAAAATGTAAACTTA GTTTGTTCTGGATCTCCAGCATTGAAGGTGACACCAGCAAGATTAAAATTGCCTGAAagcaagaaagaagggagaaaag GAATCCTGTAA
- the ARHGAP19 gene encoding rho GTPase-activating protein 19 isoform X1, translating into MITKMATESNSDGEVQYRGQERRDAICNFVICNDVSLRGQPIIFNPDFFVEKLRHEKPDVFTELVVSNITRLIDLPGTELAQLMGEVDLKLPNGAGTTSGFFRSLMSLKRKEKGVVFGSPLTEEGIAQIYQLIEYLHKNLRVEGLFRVPGNSVRQQILRDALNNGADVDLESGEFHSNDVASLLKMFLGELPEPLLTHRHFHAHLKIADLMRFDDKGNKTSIPDKERQIEALQLLFLILPPPNRNLLKLLLDLLYQTAKKQDKNKMSAHNLALMFAPHILWPKNVTANDLQENITKLNNGMAFMIKHSQKLFKAPAYVRECARLHYLGSRTHASKDDLDLPASCSSKDFQLSNSHKRTRMNTCFQQEETQQRTEEALKELFRHVHNMPDSAKKKKLIRQFNKQPTAQTPGADGFTPQFQRRTRSSSFSGLIKRKVLGNQIIMEKKNKCCTPESVDIGELDRSSKENVCSGSPALKVTPARLKLPESKKEGRKGIL; encoded by the exons tgatgcCATCTGTAATTTTGTCATCTGCAATGATGTTTCTCTTCGAGGACAGCCAATCATCTTTAACCCTGACTTCTTTGTGGAGAAGCTCCGACATGAAAAGCCTGATGTTTTCACCGAGCTAGTGGTTAGCAACATCACCAGACTTATTGACCTGCCGGGGACAGAATTGGCTCAGTTGATGGGGGAGGTAGACCTGAAGTTACCCAACGGGGCTGGCACAACGTCAGGATTCTTCAGATCGCTCATGTCTCTCAAGCGCAAAG aaaAAGGAGTTGTATTTGGATCACCATTAACAGAAGAGGGCATTGCTCAAATATACCAACTGATTGAATATTTGCACAAAA ATTTGCGAGTAGAGGGCTTGTTTAGAGTTCCGGGAAACAGTGTCCGACAACAAATTCTAAGGGATGCTCTTAACAATGGGGCTGACGTTGATTTGGAGTCTGGGGAGTTTCACTCAAATGATGTGGCCTCACTGCTGAAGATGTTTCTGGGGGAGTTACCAGAGCCCCTGCTAACCCACCGGCATTTCCACGCACACCTGAAAATTGCAG ATCTCATGCGGTTTGATGATAAAGGAAACAAGACCAGCATTCCGGATAAAGAGCGCCAAATTGAAGCCCTGCAGTTGCTCTTCCTGATTCTTCCACCACCCAATCGTAATTTGCTAAAGCTGCTTCTTGACCTTCTCTACCAGACAGCAAAGAAACAAGACAAGAACAAGATGTCTGCCCACAACCTTGCCCTGATGTTTGCCCCTCACATCCTGTGGCCAAAAAAC GTCACTGCGAATGACCTTCAGGAGAATATCACAAAGCTGAATAATGGGATGGCTTTTATGATTAAGCACTCTCAGAAGCTTTTTAAG GCTCCAGCTTATGTTCGAGAATGTGCCAGGCTACATTATCTGGGCTCTAGGACTCATGCATCAAAG GATGACCTGGATCTGCCCGCCTCATGCAGTAGTAAGGACTTTCAGCTTTCAAACTCCCATAAAAGGACCCGGATGAACACTTGCTTCCAACAGGAAGAGACGCAACAACGTACAGAGGAGGCCCTCAAAGAGTTATTTCGACATGTTCACAACATGCCTGACTCcgcaaagaagaagaagctaattCGACAG TTTAATAAGCAGCCAACAGCTCAAACTCCAGGAGCAGATGGATTTACTCCCCAGTTTCAGAGACGGACCCGTTCAAGCTCCTTCAGTGGACTTATTAAG cgCAAAGTTCTGGGGAATCAGataataatggaaaagaaaaataagtgttGTACTCCAGAATCTGTGGACATTGGTGAATTGGACAGATCCAGCAAAGAAAAT GTTTGTTCTGGATCTCCAGCATTGAAGGTGACACCAGCAAGATTAAAATTGCCTGAAagcaagaaagaagggagaaaag GAATCCTGTAA